DNA sequence from the Papio anubis isolate 15944 chromosome 7, Panubis1.0, whole genome shotgun sequence genome:
TTTTCTCactgagaaatttattttcagatacaGTCTTATAAATCAATGAACTTTATCATTGCTTTTACTCATcgttttaattcttttaatctcaaaaatttaaatgtagcAACATTATTTTACTTCATCGTACTTCCTTTTATGATCCCTTTTATTTATGGCAAATGATACTGGTTTTCCACTTATGATCATGATATTAAATACACTTAAGTATAAAATgagtcaatttaaagaaaaatattaactaacAGTACCGGTGGTATTAAGATAATGGCAGAAATCAGGATGGTGATGTTGAAATGATGGAAGGTGTGTGGCCTATAAATAATAACACTATTTGATACTGTACTGTTTATTgggcatttactatgtgctaggcccAATGTTATCAATGATAGTGCTGTTCAGTAGAATTAGTGATGAGGGAAATGCTCTACATCCACACTATCCAAGCCACATGTTGCTACTGAATCCCTGAAATGTGGCTAGGGTGACTgactaattaaaattttaaaattaatttaaacatctatatttaccatattagagcAAGCCTAAAGGTCTTacatatagtattttataaaatcttcATAACATCAATGAAGTaagcattattattgttattttgctaGTGAAGAGACTTAGGCCTTGAGAGGTTGCCTGAGGCCACATAATTAGTAAGTAGTAGAGGTAGGATCTGAACCCCGATCACTTTGACTTCTGAATAGGTGCTCTTGGTCATttcccacagaaaaacaaagccCAAAGAATATTCTGTCAGTAGTTGAATTGTACTGGCTCCAGTGCTATGCACACATTCCATGTACTAGGACATAGACATCTCTGGGGGATCATCCAGCCGGCCACCGACATTTTTGCAAAAGTCCAGATGCTAGTGTGATTGCAATCACATTAAACTTTGAAGATAGCCAACAGGACTCATGCAGGTGtagatgtgaaaattaaaaagaaaaagaacagctgggggcagtggctcatgcctgtagtcccaactacttaggaggctgaggctggaggatagcttgagcctgagaggtggagactgcagtgagctgaaattgtaccactgccctctagcctgggtgacagagtgagaccctgcctcagaaagaaaaaggaatctgaGATGACTCatgggtgtttttttttgagtAACTAGGCAGATGGTGGTGCCATTTAATAAACAGCAAAGATGTGGGAAGTAGAAAGTTTTGATTTGGTCATGTAATATCCGAGATGCTGGTTATACATCCAAGTGGGACTACCAAGTAGACAGCTGAATATGCAAGTTTGGAGCTCAATACAGAGGTAAAAGCTATAATTAAAAATTGGGGAGTCATCCTCGTACACTTCAGGACTAGCAAAGGTTAGAACAGTCTGGTGAAAACCCCTCCTGTAGGGCCACCAACACAAGAGCACTCTGTGATGGCGCCGTGTGAATAACCTCTAGCGTGCGTGTCCAACcgtttggcttccctgggccacactgaaaGAAGAATTGTAAGAATTGTCCTGGGCCATATGTAAAATACGCTAACACAAATGATAGCTATgagataaaaaaatttttcaaaaagggCCCATGCATAATTTTGGTGGTATCTGCCAATACAGATGAGCCAAAAAGTCCTCACATTCAAATGGCTGGACACCCATGCAAGAGCCCCGGGCCTTGGCATTACTAGCTCAGAAGCTGAAGTCCTGGTTGCGAGCACCAGATTGACCCACGGTAGGTCAATGCTTGAGCCCCGCTGCTGAGGGCAGGTGAGTGACTCTCTGAcccttttatttaattatttatttattgcctctCACCAAAACCCACACAACAGGGGACTGCAAACAGGTTCAAATCCTGGAGAACCAAAAGCCAATACAGGTTGGCTATACAAGGTCATCAGCCTAGGGCAGGAAGTGGGCAAAAGGCGCTGGCCATttggaagaaaatgtgaaatcagAGAGTGAACATATTTAAGTCATTAAGTTTGTGAATCTCCTAACTGGGCTCCCCATTTCCTGCCTTGTCTCTCTACAGTGTCTTCACAACCCAGACAGggcatctttaaaaaatggtaaatcCGATTTTCAGTGTTCTCTTGAAAACTTCCTTAACAAGAGTCTTCTCTTTGTATCTAGAACAAAATCCAAATTTACCATGGTCACAGGCCCTACATAATCTGGTTCCCAGCTACCTCTCCACACTCCTTCACTCCTTGCTCCACAAgccctcctcacccccacccgCACCTGTCAGTCTTAGACACAGGGCAACTTGTTTCCCCTTTGGGGGTTTTGCTCTAGCCATTCTCTGTGTCTGAAACACTGTGTCCCTAGATCTTTGGATGGCTGGTCCTTTCAGCTTTCAATTCAAAGCTCTCCTCTTCGACGAGAACTCCTCTGACCCCAGCCCAAAGCAGTCCCCTTCCCACTCATTATACAGCCCTGCTTAGCTGTCTTCACAGAGCTCATTATCTGAAGCTGTACTACTTACTTGTTTGCTTCATTGTTTATTTCCTCCCTGCCCCTTTTAACCCAAGTTCCAGGAAACCAGAAACTTAGCTTGTCTTATCCTGCAGCATCCCCAACCtctacaacagtgcctggcacagactgAGAGGCACTCAGCGAAAACCTCTTGTGTGGTGGAATGCTTGACTTTATAGAGGGCCCAGGGTTCAAGTTGGCTACTGGCAGAGAGGGCTTACAACCCAGTTCTCCTGACTAATCAGAGGTAGAACTAAAAACTGGGCTCcagtccctctttttttttttttttttttttgagacggagtctcgctctgtagcccaggctggagtgcagcggcgcgatctcggcttgcaagctccgcctcccgggttcacgccattcagcctccggagtagctgggattataggcgcccgccaccacccccggctcttttgtatctttagtagagacggggtttcaccgtgttagccaggatggtctcaatatcctgacctcgtgatccgcccgcctcggcctcccaaagtgctgggattacaggcgtgagccactgctcccggcccagcCCCTCTGGCTACAGCTAAAGGGCAGCGTTTAGGGAGGATTTAAAGGATCTACAGGAACTTATAATGATGACAATAATTAAAAGAACAATAGCTGATACCTACGGAACACgctctatgtgccaggcactgttctacgTATTTAATCTGAGTTTCATGTACGCTTCACGACCACACTGCGAAATAGATACTATCATTACCCTCActttatggataaggaaactgagtcactgAATTGTTAGGTAACCTGCCCAGCATACAGCTGAACATAAACTATACGCTGCTATCAAAACTTTCTTTTGCTCTCACTCCCTCACCCTGGCTGGGGTGAGAAGTTCTCTCTCCAGTGACGGCCCAGGACAGCCCCAACGCCTCCAGGTCACTGGCCCCCGGACGTCCCACGGCGCCGGCCAGGATTGGTGGAAGAGAAGAGATTGGTGGAAGACAATGGAAGCGTAGTAGCGGAAGTCCCGCCCAGCCTAGGCCGAACTTCCGGCTCTCACTGCTAGGGGCTTCAGCGGAGGGAGTGGAGCGAAGCGTCGCCGCGATGGTGTTGTTGGAGAGCGAGCAGGTATGGCTAGGCCTGGCCGGCAGAGAGACGGGGGCGGCTCAGGCTTTGGTCGAGACCTCTGCCTCCTTCTGCGGGAGGACCAGGGCCTTGACGCGGCGGGGCGAGGATTTGGGGCTGGCTAACGGGGCCGGGCCTGTTGTTTTTCAGTTCCTGACGGAGCTGACCAGACTTTTCCAGAAGTGCCGGACGTCGGGCAGCGTCTATATCACCTTGAAGAAGTGTAAGCAGCGGGAGGGGAGCCGGGCGATGCTCCCCGGGTGCCCGGTGTCTGGGAGCCACCGGAGTCTGTCTGCCGCGGACCGCCGCCTTCCTCTACCGTCCGTCACTCTGTACTGGGCACATTCGGGGCTTCGGGCCTGGAAAATAGTGGGGATTGTAGCGGGCGCAGTCCCCAGCGCTGAGCCGCCTAGGTTGCTTCTGGTAACAATGGGTCGCAAGCAGCCCAGGGCTCTTTGTCAGGGATCCCAAACGCCGCCACTTTGAGTGGGAGTTAACGTGCTTCGCTATTACATGTTTCCGTCGTGGAAATAATAGTTTCTCCAGGGTTTCGCCAGACCGTGGTAGCAGACGAGGTGTTTAACAGAACTAGAGCAGCGGGGCTGGATTAGGTCATCACTTACCCCCTCCTCTGTTTTAACTGTTTGTCTGCCGCTCAGCCACGTATGCggccgtgttcaccaggatgcaTTTTTCCTTCAGATGACGGTCGAACCAAACCCATTCCAAAGAAAGGTACTGTGGAGGGCTTTGAGCCCGCAGACAACAAGTGTCTGTTAAGAGCTACCGATGGGAAAAAGAAGATCAGCACTGTGGTGAGCTGAGTTCCTAAGGCTatcttttgaaatgtaaacactCGAATTGAAGAGAGGATGGGGCGTTTCTGAACCAGGCTTtaatttacttttcccttttgCCCTGTGTGGCTATTTCTGAGACCAGGACCTTCCTATACTTCAGTAGTAGAAAactcaagaataaaataaaatgaagaaggtAGAGGTCAAACAGTCGTTAGTTCTGCTAAAATTTTTGCGGAAATGAATGAAAGTAGCATATTCGTCCTTATTCGTAGTACTGTAAGGAGCCGTTGGCATAAGTATTTGATTCCTTAGCCCCTTCCTGTGCTGGGCCTTCAGTAAGCAGTTTCTTGGTACCAGGTGATGCTATTATTTCCTTATCTTTGTGGTTCACATGGCGAATGTGCAGCTAAATGTTAGGTTTCACACTtgagaaaatatgcattttagtCAAGAGCCCTAGTCTTTCCTTTCAGTGGAGGTTGAATAATGCAAAGGAAGAGACTTCTTGAGTTGAGTGAATACTACTTTATTCTGCTGTGGCAGAACCAGACTTACTCTCTAATCACATTAGTGTAGGATACTGACTGCATGAAAATGTAGACTAGACTTAGTTGGTAAGTCTCCTGTGACAAGTTATCTTGAGAGGACTTTTACAGTAAAACAAGCCTATGTggtttttacaaataaagttagATATCATGAAATAACGAAAACCTAAGGAGTCGTCTTCAGAGGTAGAATTTATTTTGTGGTAGCTTGCATTGTGCTTAAATATGCTTGAATTAATGGAAGGCAGGTTTAAAAATAAGATGGGGAGGGAGTAGTTTAAATACATCttatattaatgtataaaaaattaataCTGAGAAGTCCTCTGACTTTTCTCAGAACCCAGGGAGAACACTCAGTGCCACCTTTCTAAGGGATTTCAAGAGGTGAGAAACaaagcttttttttatttttattttttttttattttaaaggagccTACTGCCTTTCACCTCTTGGTGCAATTCTCATGTGGAAAAAGATGTAGAGCTCCTTTTCTTGTTCTCTAGGCAGAGGAAAGCAGAGTAGAAAAGTAACCATTCATGTATTACGAGCCCCTGAAGTTGGGaagaagtattttaaagataaggatgTTGTCTTCCAGAGGCTTTTGAGATACTGTCTGGGGTGGAGAAGAGGATGCTTATATGGATAATACGTGTgacctcttttttccttctctttcaggtGAGCTCCAAGGAAGTGAATAAATTTCAGATGGTGAGTTTTGGGTGTTCCTTATGTCTTCCTTCTCAGGGCAAGAGTCAGCATGATAGTGAACACTGGGTAAGATTGATACTTGGGTTCACTGCTCTCTGGAGATAAGTTTTACTGGTATTTTTCAAGTAAAAGCTGCCAGGGTGTGAATTTCAACGCTAATACGCTcttcctttctagttttttttagtTAGATTTTGTCTTAGGCTGTAGATATATGCTACCTATAGTATAGTTGAACAAGAAGTTGCCTGCAGTTTTCCCTTGAAAAAAACGGAAAAAATGTGTGCAACTGTCTGTGGGTGTTGCAGAAGCTGTTATAATGTGAAAGAGTGTTTTATGCTTATACCATTTTCCGGTACAAGTGTCCAGTGGTGCTATATTCTTTATCAGGTAGGCTTCCTGATTTTTGGCTACCCTAAATCCATTATGCAAATAGGGCTGCTGTTCTGCTAATTTGCACATCTTCCCACTAAGGTATGCTCTGTTGTATCTTTCAGGCTTATTCAAACCTACTGAGAGCTAACATGGATGGGCTGaagaagagagacaaaaagaacaaaactaagaAGACCaaagcagcagcagcggcagcagcagcggcagtagcagcagcagcagcacctgccgcagcagcaacagcagcaacaccAGCAAcaccagcagcaacagcagcaacagcagcacaGTAAAGGGCACAAATTTCCTGCTTTCACCAATTAACCACTGAAttgctattttttctgtttggCCACATAGCTAGGTTTCTGGTTCCCCCACAGTAGGTGTTTTCACATAAGATTAGGGTCCTGTTGGAAAGAACAGTTGCAGTGTTTATAGGGTAGTTGTGGTAAGAATTtagtttattttgcatttggCTAATTGGTCTGTGTTGCATGGTTATATTCTCCTGGATTATAGATTAAGTCTCTGTAGACATCTCTGTGAAGAGCAAGCTATCATTAAACATGTCTGTTTATCAGCACtgtctctttattcttttcccaTCCCATTTTAACAGTTCTGGCAATAACTGTTAATTCTAGAATGATGTGATTAATGAATAGGCTTTAGCTCTATAATATCTTCTAGGTTATTAGAATTGAAACctgacagttttataaaaagTCATGTTATCTCATGAGCTGCTTCCTACCTGGCTGTATAATTTTATCATCATGGTTCCTCAAGTGCCAATGAGTTCTCATAGTCAAATGAGAGTTTGTTTAACCACCTTAGGATAAACATATTACAAAGTCATCAAGAATAAAGGTTCCAAAGTAATAAtgatttttggtttctttatgCCCTTTAGTTTggatattttcatgtgcttagtcATTACAGCCAAGGGAAGAAAAGGCTATATCTTAACGTTCTAAGAGCTCCCTAAAACCTTTAGTGTTAATAGATTTACAATTAAAAAGCAGCAGGTATATGAAAGCATTTATTATATCccaaaagataaatttataatatattacacATGAAAAACTAACAAAGCTCAACTTTGTAGGACAgcttcttagaaatttttttttttttaaaagacagggtcttgctctgttgtcccaggttggagtgcagtggcgcagtcacagctcactgcagcctcaacctcctaaggctcagatgatccatctcagcctctggagtagctgagactacaggcatgtgccaccatgcccaactaattttttcagtttttatagagatggggtcttgctttgttgctcaggctggtctcaaactcctggtttcaagcaatcttcctgccttggcttcccaaagtgctgggattacaggtgtgagccactgcacctagcctcttagaatttagttttaaattattatgaatGTACAATATTCCGTTATTCCAGTATAAGCCTCTGTTTGAATGAGGTTAATGACAGTTCTTTAGGGTTAAAATAAGATTCTGTAGTAATCATCTCTATAGCTATACAGAAATAGCACAGACACcctgcaaaagaaaggaaaaggttaTAAGGACAGACTCAGTTTAATGAGTGAAGAACAGagctaataaattttttttttttttttttgagacagagttttcgctcttttttgcccaggctggagtgcagtggcgcgatctcagctcaccgcaacctccgcctcccgggttcaagcgattctcgtgcctcagcctcccgagtagctgggattacaggcatgtgccaccatgcctggctaattttgtatttttagtagagacggggtttctccatgttggtcaggctggtcttgaactgccgacctcaggtgatccacccttctcggcctcccaaagtgctgggattacaggcgtgagccaccgtgcccggccgctaataaatttttataacaacCTGCAGGAGCTTTAAGGAAAAACGAGGGAAGGCTAGTCACTAAAAAATTATATAGGTTTTATACAAGGTGTGACTGATGGGGGTCTGTAGTATAAGGTCCTAATAAGGAGATAACCATTCACCTCATAGGCTTCCTTGTTGCCTTTTAAGTGTGTCATAATGTGAATGATTGATTGGTATTTTGACATTTGGTATTTTAACATAAGGACATACAGCAAAGCAGTCatggttattttctttcatttaaacatACTTCTTAGAAACTGAATTACCTGGGTGAACAAAACTGTAATTGGGACAGCTACTCCTAGGAACCCTGTGTTTTGTTATTGATGAGATCATGAATGATTCACAGTCCAAGCAAGATTTATTGGCTGTCAGCTGCAGTTCTAACAACAGCTTACCAGGCGCCAAACCTCAGCAAGACAACGAAATAATGTCACTCTGAAACCCCTCCCTGAATTGTAACCATGTGAAACCTGCTATGCCCACCCAAGTGataacttactttttttctactttgatgTTATAAATTTCATCACAGACTAATTTGAGGTATCTTTGCTTTGGCAGGCGTGACAGCAGCTGCTTCACAGTTGTGTTAAATGCCTGTTCATCAGCATCCcactaggaaaaaaatagataagacTTAACAGCAGGGCACTAGGGTTTACTAGCTGGCTTCTTCTGGGTCACTAATGAAATTCCAGTGTCATTCCCCTCTTTATACCAGGGGAATCAGTAATAGGGAGATAGCAGAACCGGTTAGGAGACTGCTGGGGTTCCTTTGAAGCAccaatttttcttaaaacaagacTCCCTAATTAGGGCCTGATTCATGATGGTGCAGCCCTAGTGTGCTGATGTGACTGTAGACCAGTTATTTCTgcctactgctttttttttttttttttttttttgagatggagttttggtcttgttgcccaggctggagtgcagtggcgcgatctcggctcatcacaacctctgcctcctgggttcaagtgattctcctgcctcagcctcccaagtagctgggattacaggcgtgtgccattacgcccagctaattttttgtatttttagtagagacagggtttcaccatgttgaccaggctggtctcgaactccagacctcgggtgatccacccacctcggcctcccaaagtgctgggattataggcctgagccactgcacctggcctccatttACTTTTTGTACAATGGTGATAGCAGCTCTCAAGTATGTATATCCATTTGACTGGATCATAAATCAGTACACTGCCAGTATAGTGGCATATGCTTATTTGTAAGAAcaacaaatgaaatacaaaatattagttcTAGGGCCAAGTTCACTATTAATGTAGTTTAATCTGTGAATAAACACTCTGGATAGACAAAAAAGTATTCTTTGATATGACATGTTGCAAAAGTCATCTATAGCTATGACTATAGTTAAGTGTTCTTAATAGCAAACATAactattcaaatttttaaagttcttatttaGGCTATTTGAAGATAAAGGGATGtacctgtaaatatatatatatatttataaaggacctaattaatttttacaaaaggattttttttttgtatagtacTCATCTGCAAATGAGCTTCTTTAGCTGGAATGGAGGTTTGTTTGAGAGACAGTATATAGTATAGTGGTTAAGAACACAGATTCTGCTAGTGTGCTTAGGTTCGAATCCTGGTTCTCCtacttactagctgggtgaccgTGGGTAAGATATTTAAGCTCTCTACTTCCATACTcttaaagtggggataataacagtatctACATTTTGGGGTGGttatgattaaatgagttactacTTGTAAAATGCTTACAACAAGGCCTGCCAGACCCTGACACGTAGTAAAagcagtatgtgtgtgtgtgtgtgtgtgttttaaataaaataagtatctctgaaaaaataaaaagtcactaGAAAAGTATAAGTTCATCAACATAGGATTTAGGAATGTATGTgtcacataaaaggaaaaatgttactAAATTCCTGGGACTGCCAGAAAAATACTATCACGAATGAATGCCATCTTCAGTATTCTTTTGGCAAACTAACAGCAAAGATTTGGGATCTTAAAGGCCACAGTGCAGAAGAGTTCGTATTGCTTACCTCTAATGATAAAAACTGTAATATTGTTTCTTTGGGTAGATCCACCTGTGAATACACAGAAATGTACATCATCTCTCAGGGAACTCTCAGCAGCACAATACTGCCTTGTGACCATAGTGTCACGTGGGATGCAGCAGTATGAATAGGGTTTGCAGAGTCTGAGATGCTATTGTGCTATAAAAGGGCTTAATGAACTGTGCAGTGATAAGATCTTAGCACTGGAGAATTAATAAGCAGTGGCAACTGTACTCCTTTTCCTTCCATACCACATCCAAAAGGTTTGACACTGCTACATGTATTCGGTGTAAGCTTAGTAAGGCAAAGGCCTGAAATATGTaggaaaatgatttttgttttcattttcctccctTTATCTTTCAGAGGAACAAAGAGgagaaacaaaaaaccttaaattCTCCCCCTAGTTCTTaatagttttaaattgcatgtagTTCACATCAGTGACAATAAGGCCTGCACCCAAATTCTGCTGACACTGAGCAGAAAAGCTCTGAACCCTGAGGCAACTACTTTGACAGTATGGACGGAAAGAAGCCACcttcaaaatatgaaagaaagcCACTTACAGCCAGAATTTCAATTTCACTGCTTTTCTGATGTAAGTTGGCAAGGGAGGTCTGAAGTCGAGTTTGTACctaataataagaaaatggaatTCAGAACATGTTAAACCAAGCCATCTTTCTTGCCATCTTATTTCCTATCCCAGGACACAATCACAGGGTAACACACCAAAGCCTAGAAAGGATTCCAAATGGTGTCTAAAGGTTTgcccttggctgggtgtggtggctaatgccagtaatcccagcactttgggaggccaaggctgggggatcacctgaggtcaggagttggagaccagcctggccaacttggcgaaaccctgtccctactgcaaatacaaaaattagctgggcatggtggcgggcgcttatAATatactagctactcgggaggctgaggcaggagaatcatttgaacatgggaggcaaaggttgtgatgagctgatactgcgctactgcactccggcctgagtgacagagtgagactgtctcaaaaaaagaaaagatttgctCTTAATCCATTCAGAAAGGGGTGTCTAGCAATACGATCTCAGAGGAAATGAGGTTTTTATGACTTATCTTGACCATCTGTTTAATAATCCTTGTCAATTATCTCTTCATAATTTTGAAATGATGCCTTGTAAAGGCTCAGTGCAGTGAAACAGTGCACACAGAGAGATGATAGTATGAAGCTAAACTGGGAAAAAGGGAGAGGTGGCAGCAATGAGGACATGGCATGAGAACTGAAACTTGGTAGGTGATGAAGGCAGTAGGAAGATGGGAAAAATAGGTTTCCACCCAAATCCTGAGAAACAGCTAGAAGAGCTTACAAAAATAAAGTACCTGATCTTTGTATTTCAGTCTGATTACATTTCTAAAATTGACTGCGCTTTTAACACTCACTCTTTCACATATGTCCACAGCATACTCTAACATTCTTATTCTATACATTTAACTCAGAGTTCTactatagttattttattttattttgagacaaagcctagctctgttgcccaggctgaagtgtagtggcgtgatctcggctcactgcaatctctgcttccccagttcaagcgattctcctgcctcagcctcctgagtggctgggattacagccatttgccaccacgctcggctaagttttgtatttttagtagagagggtttcaccatgttggccaggctggtctcgaactcctgacctcaagtgatccgccctcctcagcctcccaaagtgctgggattacaggcataagccaccgcacttggcctatgtttattttcttttattattctctACATAATGCATATGCTTCTAAGTTATAAACTCTTTTGAGGACTGGGGCCATGTTAATGTCTTCTACATTTTACACAGCTCTTAGCACACCATTAGGCATATAGCAAATGCCGAAACCATGTATGGAATGAGAAACCTGCCTTAAGTCTTGTCATCGGCCTCTTCTACTTTGCTGTTTAGAGCACAAACAAACCTCAATTACCTTTAGAGCCAGATTAGATAGTTTTCGTTTAGGTGCAATAACTCTGACAACAGCTGCTTCAAGGTGCCCACAGGGCACAATGGCCCCTCTCTGGAGGACAGATGGGAATTCTGGAGCCAGAGAGATGCTTTGTATTGATAATGCTTTCAGAAGCCACCCAGTTAGggaagttggaagaaaaaaattttttttttg
Encoded proteins:
- the SRP14 gene encoding signal recognition particle 14 kDa protein, whose translation is MVLLESEQFLTELTRLFQKCRTSGSVYITLKKYDGRTKPIPKKGTVEGFEPADNKCLLRATDGKKKISTVVSSKEVNKFQMAYSNLLRANMDGLKKRDKKNKTKKTKAAAAAAAAAVAAAAAPAAAATAATPATPAATAATAAQ